aaataaaaataaaatcagCAGTTATATTTTTAACAACCGTCGTACCTCCAGCAAGTCGTGGAGATGATCGTTTTCTTTCATAGTTTGCTGTCAAATGTTAGCTTTTACAATCTCGTGAGGCATGCAGTTATATTTTTAACAACCATCGTATCTCGTGAGGCATGCAGGGGCAGTATGTAGAGGCACAAGTCTCTGACCAAGAGAAGCAGGCTTCAAGTGGCAGCTTTAACTCTCAGACACACGGGCATGGTACATTTATTGGGAGTGGCAATTGTTTTCAGTGATACATTCGCTGGTAGGAGCAGTGTTGTGTTTCTTCAGAGGCATTGTTGTGTGTCCGTGTTGCAACTGACGCTACGAGATGGTCAGAAAGAACGAGAAGCAACGAGAGGCGTGGTCATGCAGCTGCAAGAAGCACTCATACAACTAGAGGCGAAACAAGAGGCAGAGATACGATGCTACGTGATGCACGGAGTTGAAGCTATGTGATTGCACGGACGTCTATTCGTGCTATGGTGCTACGTGAGGCACGGGCACGAACAAATAGCCGTGCACTCAACTACATGCGCAAAAAGCCACATATGTGTTTCTGAGAAGCAGCGGCCTCCATGGTTTTACCGCAAGGTGGGATTCGACATTTATCCAGGGCATTCCGAGTTTTACAAGTGTAGGAAGAATCCTTTTCACTTATATGTTCTGTGGCAGAGGCACGGCTATTACTTGTGTGATGAAGGAATGTACGTCGAATGTACGTGACGCGAGGATTGACAATAGGCGTCCGTTACTGTTTTCCCGGAATGTTTTTGAATTAACTGCGAGAGGCATGAATGTGCCGACGGAATAGGCACGGTCATGTCTGAAATAGTTGCAAGGTCATCCCTAAGGTGTCCTATACGCTTTACAGTTACAAGCACAGTCGTCGTTCTTGCCGAGGCACGGAGGTGAATGATGGAGCCTATGCCTTTGCGATAGTCACCTCCCATATTAAGAAGGAAGTAAATCTTCATAGACCCGATACGTCGGAAGCTGGCCGTAAGGCACGCTCCTGCCTCTACGTTTTCGGTGACGTCACGTTTAGTGCCAGCGGGGTTGACGTAATGCTCGGTTTTCTGATGTTTTTGTTTTCAGCAACTTTCTTAACATGTTACGCACGACAGAGGTACGGTTTTACCCGATGAACTGGAGGCACGGACGTGATTTTAAGGGAGGTAGGGACGCGAAGGATCGTGATGGAAGCACGTGAAGGTGTGCCTCTGTTTTCAAGAAGCTTTCATTGACATGTTTTCATTGCGGGGCCATGGACTATGAGTTTCATGTGTCTTCGAAGGCATTCGGCCTCATTAACGGACGTGAAGTCAATTTATGCACAGTCTCCATAGGAGTGGATGCACCGAAGTGCCTTCGTGGGTGTTTTAAGTAGCTAGTTGGTGTTATTGACGGACAACCGTGCCTCTGTAGTGTTCTTCTCTGAGGGTCATGGGCGTAAGCAATGTTTTCCAAGGAGAATAAACACCTAACTACCTCTGTATTCAAAATGTCACCGAAGGAACATTGTGCACTGCTTTTAGGAGCATTCTGTAATTGTTGTCCCTGCATTTCGACGCTGCATCCACAAAGGTACTAGTGCATTGCCTGCTCATCATTTTTGTGGATTGCTATGTGTACTTGCTCTGTGCGTTACGCTAATCGTATAGTATCTGTACTGTGTTTATATTTTTCAGTTCACACCAATATATTCTAATAATAGAAAACTGCAACATTGCACTGGAAATAAACTTGTTCAGAAGATATGTAAACTGGAAGCAAACTACAAGGTTATCTGTACTGTGTTTATATTTTTCAGTTCACGCCAATATATTCTAATAATAGAAAACTGCAACATTGCACTGGAAATAAACTTGTTCAGAAGATATGTAAACTGGAAGCAAACTACAAGGTTATCTGTAATGTGTTTATATTTTTCAGTTCACGCCAATATATTCTAATAATAGAAAACTGCAACATTGCACTGGAAATAAACTTGTTCAGAAGATATGTAAACTGGAAGCAAACTACAAGGTTATCTGTACTATGTTTATATTTTTCAGTTCACGCCAATATATTCTAATAATAGAAAACTGCAACATTGCACTGGAAATAAACTTGTTCAAAAGATATGTAAACTGGAAGCAAACTGCAAGGTTAACTACGACACAGGCAAATCTAAATTTAGAACAAGCAAACGGCAGTCttgagagaaatcaaatctaACGGGAAATCTAGAATGGCATGAGCAATCTTCTAGTTACTTTTCTTGGCCGGGACCACCTGCTTCAATAGTCGTAGTCGCCCCAGGACCTTGCGCGCTTCCTGGTCTGCTCCTTCTCGAGTTTTGCCTGGTGGAGGCCTTCCTAGATGATGGTGAGGCGGCTGCATATCTCGTACGCAGCGTAAGCATCTTTTGCCGCGTACTCGATGTGCCTCATGGACAGGGGCATGCGCGCCCAGCGCTGGTGCTCTGCGTTGGTGAGGTTCTTCTTCATGTTGTTGTAGTAGTCGTGGACAATGATGCTTGAGACATCCCCAAGGGAGTCCAGAGGCTTGGTAGCTGTAGGCACCCTCCATTCCTTCTGGATGTCGACGAAGTGGGCGATCTCTAGTCCGATGCGCCCGAGCATCTCTATGTCGCCGTCGATGGAGAAGCCAGCAAACTTGTTTCTGGGGTCGGCGAGGAAGTTGTCGAACCTGGTGCAGTTCTTGGCGGAGGCGCTCAGTTGGAAGAGCAACACCGGATGATCCTTGCCGACGGAGAGCTGGACGAGGGCTGGTTTCTGATCTTCGCCAACGTCGTTGGTGTACTCCACATCAACTCCGACGATCTTGTGGCGCTCGAATTCGAGGTGTCGCTCATACTGCTCGATGGTGGTCGCCGCCTTGTGCAAGTCGTTGGTGTGGATCACGTGCAACTTCGTGTTGTCGTGGGCCTGCACCTCCATGAATTCCTTGATGAATCCCATGGCCTGGAGCAGTTGGTCCTCCCGCAACCTGGTTTTTCGTGGGGAACAATGAGTGGGAGCGCAATGGCGATTTCTGTTGTTTGTGTGTAAGAAGGCCGCGGCGGAAGTCTAAATTTAAGGGCGGGCAAGCGGCAAAGGAGTGCACGATCTCACTGTCGATGTGGTTGTGCACATCGTGGGTTCTGGATCGTGGTTTCATCTCCCTGGTGGTGCGGTTGTGCACATCCTGAGTTTTTGATCGTGGTTTTtctttataaaaaataaaaataaaatcagCAGTTATGTTTTTAGCAACCGTCGTATCTCCAGCAAGTCGGGGAGATGTTCGTTGTCTTGCGTAGTTTGCTGCCAAATGTTAACTTTTACAATTTATCTCGTGACGCATGGAGGGGCAGTATGTAGAGGCACAAGTCTCTGACCAAGAGAAGCATGCTTGAAGTGGCTGGTTTAACTCTCAGACACACGGGCGTGGTACATTCATTGGGAGTGGCAATTGTTTTCAGTGATACATTCGCTGGTAGGAGCAGTGCTGTGTTTTTTCAGAGGCATTGTTGCAGCTGTCGCTACGAGATGGACAGAAAGAACGAGAAGCAACGAGAGGCGTGGATATGCAGCTGCAAGAAGCACTCATACAACTAGAGGCGCAAGTAGAGGCATAGATATGATGCTACGTCAGGCACGGAAATGAAGTTACGTGGTTCATGGACGTCAATTCGTGCTATGGTGCTACGTGAGGCACGGGCACGAACAAATAGCCGTGCACTCAACTACATCCGCAAAAAGCCACAGATGTGTTCCTGAGAAGCACTGGCCTCCATGGTTTTGCCGCAAGGTGGGATTCGACATTTATCCAGGGCATTCTAGGTTTTACAAGTGTAGGAATAATCGTTTTACACTTATATGTTCTGTGGCAGAGGCACGACAATTACTTTTGTGACGAAAGAATGAACGTCCAATGTACGTGACGTGAGGATTGACAATAGGCGTCCGTTACTGTTTTTCCGGAATGTTTTTCAATTAACTTTGAGAGGCATGAATGTGACGACGGAACAGGCACGGTCATGTCTGAAATAGTGGCAAGGTGGTCCCTAATGTGTCCTGAATGTATCACTTGTAATGCTGCACTGTTACAAGCACGATCGTTATTCTTGCAGAGGCACGGTCGTGAGAGCCATGAATGTGTCGACTCAACAGGCACGGTCATGTCTGAAATAGTTGTAAGTACGAGATGGGCAGAAACAACGAGAAGAAACGAGGGGCGTAGGCATGCAGCTGCGAAACGCACTTATACATCGAGTAGCACAGCTAGAGGCACAGGTACGATGCTACGTGAGGCACGGACATGAACCTATGTGAAGGCATGGATGTTTAAGGTGCCTGAGCCATAGGGGAAGGCGCTAGGTTTTTAGGAGAAGTGTTGTGCGGTTGACAGAGGTGTATGCTTGAGCTCATCGCAACAAACTACTTGGCATGACGCTATTCTGCGGAGCACCATAGTGAAAAATATGTATACTACTGACGTGCGGAGCTAACAACGTCACTAAACTATTCTGAAACATACTTCACCACAGCCATTCATCCTCCATTATTATTCAGCGAATCCCTTTATTATTATCCAGAGATAAATAAACTAAGCCACGTAAGTGTTTCACCTTCTTTGACAGGGAATTTTCACCACCGTCCTCTTGGACATAATTATATGCTCAGTTACATACCATGACATAACTAAATAACAAAACTAATGTGTACAGACTGTTCAAAAACAGACATAAATTACTGAACTAGGAAGTATAGCCACCGGCAACGCTCTATCAGGAAAGGCCGTTGATTATCATCCGCAGCAGCTTCATGTTTCCCAATGTTGGCCACCGCTTTTCAATTGTGACAAGGACAATTGAACCAACCTTTAGCTGAGCTTCCTGGGCAAAATCTGAAAAACCGGTCACCTCCATTCTGCCGTCGGTTCGTATGGAGTACGTTGTGCTCATGTCTATTGCATCATACATCTCTGTTAGGCTGATACCACCGTTTTGAGGTAGATATCCCAGGTTCATCTTTAGAAGCCTCACAACGGCTGACGGGATTCTCTGCAGATTGTACCGATATTACTAGATAAAATCAATGTACAAGGACATAAAACATCGAAAATAGCAAACAAAACCATGGCAGTGGATCAAAACAAATATTCAATGACTAACCAGACGACCATTCATGACATTGGTGACGTTTAGACGTTGCACACAGGGTACGGTGGGGAAGTCGTCAGACTCAAACACATAGTATATCATCTGTCCAAATTGTCTGTATGAGAGGTTTACGCCTCAACCGAACACTATTTTCCCAATGTACTCCCTCTCCGAGTCATTTAGAAAATCAAGAGCTGCATGGAAAAAAAACTCATTTTCAAACAAATTTGTTTAAACAGATGAAGTCGGTATTTAAGTTTCAAATGAATGGTTAAATTCAATGCATGTGATCAAATTGGGATGATAATCAACAGAATTGCATAAAATGTTTTCAAAATAACTTTGATTGTAAGTATGTCATTAATTTAGTGGACAGGGGTAGGAGTACCAAATTATGCTGATAAACGTAGTTGATAAAACAGGATGGAAGTTGGTGCACTTACCTAGTGATGGTTTGGGGAGAGGCCTGTGACCTCCTCGAGAATCACTGAGTCTCAGATCTATCTCAATGGACAGACTCCCAGTATCCAGGTTTATGATGATTAGATCTCGATAATGAAGATCGTAGTCACTAATTAACTTTTCCCAGCCAGGTCCATGAATTTTAGACCGGTTAGGTTCATCGGTGATGTAGATCTCATATGACAGATCCTCGTTGGTGATCAGTACTGGATTTCTTTGTTTTCCTTCTTCTTGAAATGCTTCCTCTTTCCACTGATAGATTGAAGAAGTGACTTGCTGCCTGCAGTAGCATGGCACATACTGCGCAAGAAAAAAATAATCTTACCAGGCATGTATAACCAAGATAGATAGCGCTTATCATATATGTACCAATTGTTTTCAACAGGTTGCTATTTGATAAAACAAGGTACATCAAAAATTCAAAACATATCATTAAATGCTTAAATGTAGGCATTCCATTCAAACAATATGGTAGAAACTTTTATTTCCTTCATCAGAAAGATACACTAGTTGGTAGTAACTAATGGGCAGCATGGGGTGGCAAACATTTCTCCTTACCAGGCATAGGCATGTCTTGAAGCATCGAGGAAGATGCACTGTTATCGCGCTGTGAAGAACGCCTGACTCCAGTCTGGAGCAACCGAAGTTGGTACATATATCACAGCACATGGTATCCCCTGGAATACGTTGCAAAACAACGTTTATATGAAATTCTCAACACAAGGAAAATTTTATTATCTTGAAAAACTATTCCACTAAACCGGCATTTTTACATAAATAGTCATTCACAGGCAAAAAGGATTTCTGCTGCTTGGTTTTAAAAACAGCTTTAGCAAATGTATATTTCAAGACAAGACAGGCAAAAAGGAGAAACAATGGTCTATCATCAGGCGGCTCAAAGGAGTGTTTCTAGCATTAAAATTATATGTAAATTGGTCGGAGCTGCACCCAGCAACAACGTCATCCGCGACCATACGCCACCATCGCCGACGCCAACCACCGGAACATGTGTGGCTAGGTGGTATTTGAAATGGGTGATCCATCAACGTTAACCTTGCCTCCAGCGTACAGGACCCCAAACGCTATCTTCAAGCACAGACGCCGACTCCCAGTCAACAGCACCCCAAATGCCAACCTCCAGCACCCTGTGGCCGGCTAAGCAATAGAGCTCAACGTCTGGCCACTCGCCTGGACTTCCGGCCACCGCCGTTGTTTGCAAGACCTAACGGGCTTCAATTTAAACTACCAACCTCCCTCGGCGAAGTTCATCGCTCACCTGTGACTTGGACGCCGCAGGTCGCTGCAGCTCGTAGCGTTCTCAAGCACAAACGCCGACCTCAAATCAACCCCACCCCTAAGAGGCACGGGTCATGTACAGGTTCGGCCTCGTACTGCGTTGATTTGGTCTAGATCACAACGTATTTCCAGGCAATTCCTAGCATAACAGCGCAGATGCGTCGCTTTCAATCACGGAGAGACGAAACCAACAGGGAGGAAAACGGATCGTAGCGAAAAATTCACATAGAAATTTAGAGAAAATAGACTAACCCTGGATCTAGAGGGAGAATCAAGAGAGAAGAGACGATGAACGCTACAGCGGGTGAGTGGGAGGGGGCAGTCTGGGTTGGCACAGAACAGAACAGACAGTTATAATACGCGCCTGCTCACTGACATGGGGCTACTGTACAGCGGCAAAGACAAGACTATAGGCTTATTAGGAGCATAGAGGCACGCACGGATGGCCCCAACACGCACGGACTTACATGCAAATAAGGCAcggttttgtttttgttttcgaAATTTTCTCAGTGAGGCGTTCACTGAGACAGGTTGTGCACGTCCATGACGCACGACCATGCTTCTGTTTTCCGAAGTATTTTCCCCTAGTACGGTCTCTTGGAGGGACAGGGACGTGAACCCACGGTGCGCATCGTCCTGTAAGGATAAGAATGGGACACACGGAAAGGCCTCTGTATTCTAAATGTACATGCGGACGGTTGGCACACGGTGTGCATGCGGACGATGCACAGACGTCTTTTGTGTTCTCCTAGTTGTTTTCGCATGACACGACCATTCCTAGTTGTGTTCTCCTAGTTGTTTTCGCATGACACAACCATTCCTAGTTGTGTTCCCCTAGTTGTTTTCGCATGACACGGCCACTCCGAGGGACAGTGGAGTGAAGCCACGGTGCGCACGGTTATCCAAGGAGAAAATGCAGTCAAGTGCCTCAGTTTTCGTAACATTTTAAGTTGCTTGTTCACTGAGAGAGGCACGGGTGTATGTTTAAATGACGCAAGACCGTGCTACTGTTTTCCGAATTGTTCATTTCTGACACGGTCTCTCGAAGGGACACGGTGTCTGCAATTAAAAGGGGCACGTAATCTTTCGCTTTGAAGAATTCTTCGGATGCATCAGTTTTGTTCAATATGATAATGAGAATGGAAACCCAGCATCTAAAAAGTGATTGGAGGTTCGTTGCTGACCTTAAGTCATTATCACAACATTCCAAATGTTTTCAGAGACGTGTTCACACGGACGTATGATTTTCACAACCTCTTGATGCACGTTCGTTTCCTGTGGGGTGCACGGACGCATGTTGCTTTTAAAAGACAGAATTTCATGCCAAGCAACTGAGATAAACAAGAGGATACTAGTTTGATTTTTGAGCATCTGTGTGAACTGATTTCTTTTATCATAGGATCCAGAAACATATGATCAATATTGAAAACACAAAGCATGTACATAATTGCTTGACCATGTTTACACAATGCACTCATTCAATATAGCAAGTACATCTCTTCAGACCTATTTTCAGCATCCACAGTTGAATGGATCTGGCAAATCCAGATATTCAACACCTGTGTTTTTTAAGTCCATGTGCATGTGCTTGCAAGTTGTTGTCAATTTAAGCTCCGCGCAATTAGAAGCCCTTTTGTCCATCTGCAGTACCTCTTCTTGCCGTTTGTAAAATTCACGAGTGAAATCTCTGCGCAGGCCAAACTTAGGCCTGATGGTCAGTAGCATCCTAGCATTGAGAATAAAGAATGTCACAAATTCAGTGTTTGCATCTGTGACTTCATAGTCTTCCAGCGTTAATGTCCTCAAACAAATGTCGTGATTATTGAGAAACACCCGCTGCTTTTGGCGCCATTCATTTGTTATACCTCTTTGATCCCATCCTCCCCCCTAAACACACGAGAAGAGCAAACTTAAGAGTTAGTGCCAGTATATTATGCATATTATGCGTGGGCTTTCAACGTGTGTGAAATCATCACCTCGATAAACAAGTTTTGCAAGCATTGAAAGCATCACAGCAAGTCAACAATCTCAACCAGATTAAAGGATGTATGTGAGATAAACAAGGTCTTGACGGAATCCAGCACCACGTGTAGGCTACTTATGCAGAGACCCTTCATTGAGCACATAACATGATATTATTAGCTCGTGGATGTGAATCTCAAGTGCTTTTGAATAACGCAGGTCAAAGTAACATGCGGACGCAGTACCTAAATAATTGTAGTCCCAATGACGATATTTGTTTCGTTGGGTAATTCAGAAAGTTTTCCCAGTGTGTCCAACACAGTGCGGACAAAACTGTTATCTGTAGTTGTGCATCTACGGAATCATGTAGCAGTCTCCGGAGGGAAGGCGCATCCTCAATGATCAGTTTTCCTCCGTTGGAACGAATGCTAATGCTTACAAGCCTAGCTGAGTTTATTCGTAGACAGCAGAATTTCTTGTTGCAAACAAGCAGCAGGCACTGCAGGGCAGGGCAACCGTGGTGGATGAACTTCCGCAAGGAGACATCCGATATATAAACCTCCACTAGCGAAAGTCTCCTGAGCAGTGGGAGGCAAAGCATTTCTACAAGATTGTCTTGTAGTTTGCACATGGCGAAGGTGATGGTGTGGAGAGACGAGCGAAATCTCGAGATGGATGCCGGTGGCGACGGCATAGAAGAAGGGATTCTGCGTGCTTGCCTGGGCCCTGGGTAGAAGAACTTTGGGAATATATGATAGAACTCTAAAACCTGGAGTTGGTCCAGATTCCGAGACAGGAACAACTCATCGATGCCACAAGGTTCGCACTGGAGGTAGCTtgtcgggatgcagaggcggCGAATCGGGCCCTTGTGATCGGAGAGGATAGATACAGGAAGACTGAAGCCATCAGCGACAGATTCTCCGCGGCAGTTGCAACTAAGATGTCGGCAGTGAGTTCCGACGTATGTTTCCTAGACGATTTGCTTGCCTAGGAGAACACGGATGATTTGGGAACAGATTTTTTCCAAAGATCTGGTAGAACGAGTATCAAGGATCACACGAAAGTCAAGATCGAGTGGTGCGGTGCGCCATATGCGGCGCCACCGAGATGCGAGCACTTGTGTGCGCATGCCTTCCTTTATGGGCAGACGAGAGATGATCTCGCCGAGGATGGTGTCGGGAAGATCACTGATGCGGTCCGGACCAGACTCAACATGGTTCTCGGATCCAGTGGGCGAGCCACAGCCGCTCCTCTTAACGAGCTTAGAGGGCACGGGTACAGCCGCGAACCTCGTCTTCTTGTTGCTAGAGGCACGCCTCTTCATCTCCATTGCCAAGCTCGTGCCGCCTCCATTGCAGGTCACTGTGCGGTGGATCTGGGAAAAGGGTTAGGGTTTTATGATCCATAAAGACGACAATATATATACGTACCTAATCTAGAAGATTTCGACAGACGtggtggaatagtcacggcatgGACAGACGTGCGTCTTCACGAGGCCCGGGTATCAACTGTCTAGATACACAGAAGTTTGGTGGGAGAGGCATGTGTCCGAATACTCAGTTAGAGACGCACGGTTGCGCGGTCTGCAGAGACACGGGGGTGTGGCGCCACGACACGGGGGCAAATGTCATGTGAGGCACGTGCATGCAGGCGGTGGAGGCATCTAATTGCAGTCTGTACAAGCACGGACCTCGTTGAAGCCTCCACAGAGCCAGCTATCAACTCCCTGGATGCACAAAAGTGTGGTGGCAGAGGCATGCCTGCGAACACTCAGGTGAAAAGACATGTTTGTGAAGTCTCTGGATCCACGGGAGTGTGTCTCCAGCGGAACGTAAAAGCCACGGCTCGTGGCACGTGAGGCACAAGGGTGCTGGCTCCGGAGTTACCGAAGTCTGGCCTCTACAGGCACGTACGATTGTCAACCCTCTGAATGCACAAAATTTCGGTGGCACAGGCATGGATCAGAATACTCAGCTATGGAGGCACGGGTGTTTATTCTCTGCAATCACAAGGGTCACGGCAAGTGTCATGTGAGGCACGTGTATTGAAACACCAGAGGCGCGGAAATGAAGCCTCTTAGGCACGAGTGTCAACCCAATGGATGCACAAAAGTGTGGTGGCAGAGGCATGAGTGAGAATGCTCTGCTGGAGAGGCACCGTTGTGAGCTCTCTGGACCCACTGGCGTCTGGCTCCACAGGCACCTAACAGTCACGGCTTATGTCAGCTATGGAGGCACGTAGCTAGATGCATGCGCCGGAGGCACTGTTGGGGAGTCACTACACGCACGGGCGTGGCGTTTCTCCATGCCTGACTCAGCATAAACCCTCTCTGGGTGCAGAAAAGTGTGAGcatgtaacgcccatgatgcggctatatctcccacgtgtcgaggcacgacttagaggcataaccgcattgtggtgttgtggcaagaagggttatcttcacacaatcccatgtaatgaacaagaatgggataacgagagttggcttacaatcgccacttcacacaatacataaatataattcatacatcatccaaaatccacacatagaccgactacggtcaagatccaaatgaaaataagataaccccaaatgctagatccccaatcgtcccaactgggctccactactgatcatcaggaaaagacacatagtaacgaccacgttcctcatcgaactcccacttgaggtcgatctcatcatctgcactggcatcgtcggcacctgcaactgttttggtagaatctgtgagtcacgaggactcggcaatctcatacccgcgagatcaagactatttaagcttataggaaaaggatggtgtaatgaggtggaactgcagcaggcactaagcatatatggtggctaacattcgcaaacgagagcgagaagagaagcagcggaatggtcacgaagctagaaatgatcaagaagtgatcctgaaactacttacgttcattcataac
This genomic window from Aegilops tauschii subsp. strangulata cultivar AL8/78 chromosome 4, Aet v6.0, whole genome shotgun sequence contains:
- the LOC141021557 gene encoding uncharacterized protein, which gives rise to MGFIKEFMEVQAHDNTKLHVIHTNDLHKAATTIEQYERHLEFERHKIVGVDVEYTNDVGEDQKPALVQLSVGKDHPVLLFQLSASAKNCTRFDNFLADPRNKFAGFSIDGDIEMLGRIGLEIAHFVDIQKEWRVPTATKPLDSLGDVSSIIVHDYYNNMKKNLTNAEHQRWARMPLSMRHIEYAAKDAYAAYEICSRLTII